CCGGCGCCAGCCTCCGGAGCAGCGACGCAATGAGCAAGTTCCTCACTTCGCTGGTGATGGAGAACGCCACCGGCATGGACGACGGGAGGTGGCGCCTGACGGCGCCGCTGATCTATGACTCGGATGTCGCGGGGAAGGTCATCGTCGTGCCGACCGGCTTCATCACGGATCTCGCTTCAGTGCCGCGCGTGCCGATTGCGTACATGCTCGCTGGCGGTACGAGCAACGAGGCGAGCGTTGTGCACGACTACCTCTACACCTCTCATATCGTCGATCGCGAGACGGCAGACGCGGTGCTGCGCGAGGCGTCGGCGGTAACGGGTGTTCCGGCATGGCGCCGCACGAT
The DNA window shown above is from Paraburkholderia sp. PGU19 and carries:
- a CDS encoding DUF1353 domain-containing protein: MSKFLTSLVMENATGMDDGRWRLTAPLIYDSDVAGKVIVVPTGFITDLASVPRVPIAYMLAGGTSNEASVVHDYLYTSHIVDRETADAVLREASAVTGVPAWRRTIMWAAVRAFGGSHWDEKPISA